A portion of the Rhodanobacter sp. AS-Z3 genome contains these proteins:
- the tolB gene encoding Tol-Pal system beta propeller repeat protein TolB produces MIKPMRKFSSSFALMLLAAVALFAGPAAAQSLNVDIVGGVKTATPIVVVPFAQAGGMPLSTDVADVMRNDFNRSGKFRSMAKSDIVEFPSRGADIKFPTWRLLKQDYIVVGNIKDAGNGMVQVEYELWDVNKQQSLLHQQMPPAPAGDLRSVAHQIADLIYEKITGVRGAFWTRIAYITAVGLGNNTTYSLIVADSDGFNPQVVARSRESLLSPAWSPDGKKLAYVSFESGNSNIYVQDITTGSRQLVESHPRGINGAPAWSPDGKKLAVALSYVGNLELFVLDLATRQETRLTNSLSIDTEPVWSADGQSIYFTSDRSGRPQIYQVAASGGTPQRITFQGQNNANASVSYDGKQIAMVQGNGNVYRIVIMDRSLGDQVRPISPGPIDESPSFAPNASMLLYAATEGRRGVLYAVSADGQVRQRLLLSDGDVREPSWGPYRQR; encoded by the coding sequence ATGATCAAGCCCATGCGCAAATTCAGCTCCAGCTTCGCCCTCATGCTGCTGGCCGCCGTGGCCTTGTTTGCAGGTCCCGCTGCCGCCCAGTCGCTGAATGTCGACATCGTCGGTGGCGTCAAGACCGCCACGCCGATCGTGGTGGTGCCGTTTGCCCAGGCCGGCGGCATGCCGTTGTCGACCGATGTTGCCGACGTGATGCGCAATGATTTCAACCGCTCCGGCAAGTTCCGCTCGATGGCCAAAAGCGACATCGTGGAGTTCCCGTCCAGGGGCGCCGACATCAAGTTCCCGACCTGGCGCCTGCTGAAGCAGGATTACATCGTGGTCGGCAACATCAAGGACGCCGGCAACGGCATGGTCCAGGTCGAGTACGAGCTGTGGGACGTCAACAAGCAGCAGAGTCTGTTGCATCAGCAGATGCCGCCGGCACCCGCCGGTGATCTGCGTAGCGTGGCGCACCAGATCGCGGACCTGATCTACGAAAAAATCACCGGAGTTCGCGGTGCGTTCTGGACTCGTATTGCCTACATCACGGCTGTTGGATTAGGCAACAACACGACCTATTCGCTGATCGTGGCCGATTCGGACGGCTTCAATCCACAGGTGGTGGCTCGTTCGCGCGAATCGCTGCTGTCGCCGGCGTGGTCGCCGGATGGCAAGAAGCTGGCCTACGTTTCGTTCGAAAGCGGCAATTCGAACATCTACGTGCAGGACATCACCACCGGCTCGCGCCAGTTGGTCGAGTCGCATCCACGCGGCATCAATGGCGCGCCCGCGTGGTCGCCGGATGGCAAGAAGCTGGCCGTGGCCTTGTCCTACGTCGGCAATCTCGAATTGTTCGTGCTGGACCTGGCCACGCGTCAGGAAACCCGCCTGACCAACAGCCTGTCGATCGACACCGAGCCAGTCTGGTCCGCCGACGGCCAGAGCATCTATTTCACCTCCGATCGCTCCGGTCGACCACAGATCTATCAGGTTGCAGCCAGCGGCGGAACGCCACAGCGGATCACCTTCCAAGGCCAGAACAACGCGAATGCGTCGGTCAGCTACGACGGCAAGCAGATCGCGATGGTGCAGGGCAATGGGAACGTGTATCGTATCGTCATCATGGATCGCAGCTTGGGTGACCAGGTGCGACCTATCTCGCCGGGCCCGATCGATGAGTCCCCGAGTTTTGCCCCGAATGCCAGCATGTTGCTCTATGCCGCTACCGAAGGACGTCGCGGCGTGTTGTATGCAGTTTCGGCCGATGGTCAGGTTCGCCAGCGCCTCCTACTTTCTGACGGCGATGTGCGCGAACCTTCCTGGGGGCCGTATCGGCAACGATGA
- the tolA gene encoding cell envelope integrity protein TolA, which yields MDESKATPKAVVLSAILHVGIVGFLFLAVLPCSSYENFFNALHLPAWMNPITCAKPLELQGPIIEATLIGRTGSPPPKAVKAKPVPNSTPPPPTVTPPTPPPPVTPPVSELPPPPKQVDIKDQERVVEDAAKKAEDAKQLQEEKQRQRQSELDAQAAKKKAEEKKKIDALFAKMDAASAQTKQLDNKAKQAKQQMEDLKNAKDDGLPDQPPADQRQTGNNSQNSNLADEYAAAIQNAVTPNWLRPDNIAALPCQVHIVQSPGGDVMSATVDSSCPYDDAGRRSVENAVLRTKTLPYKGFESVFQRNLTFTFRPQ from the coding sequence ATGGACGAAAGTAAGGCGACGCCGAAGGCGGTCGTACTTTCCGCCATCCTTCATGTCGGTATCGTGGGGTTTCTGTTCCTCGCCGTGCTGCCGTGTTCGAGCTACGAGAATTTCTTCAACGCGCTGCATCTGCCAGCGTGGATGAACCCGATTACCTGTGCCAAACCGCTGGAACTGCAGGGGCCGATCATCGAGGCGACCCTCATCGGACGCACCGGCAGCCCGCCGCCGAAGGCGGTGAAGGCCAAGCCCGTACCCAACTCCACGCCGCCACCGCCGACCGTGACGCCGCCAACCCCGCCACCGCCGGTGACGCCGCCGGTAAGCGAGTTGCCGCCGCCGCCCAAGCAGGTTGACATCAAGGATCAGGAGCGCGTGGTCGAGGATGCGGCCAAGAAGGCGGAAGACGCCAAGCAGTTGCAGGAAGAGAAGCAACGTCAGCGTCAGTCTGAGCTGGATGCCCAGGCAGCCAAGAAGAAAGCCGAGGAAAAGAAGAAGATCGACGCCTTGTTCGCCAAGATGGACGCGGCCTCGGCCCAGACCAAGCAACTGGATAACAAGGCGAAACAAGCCAAGCAACAGATGGAAGACCTGAAAAATGCCAAGGACGATGGTCTGCCGGACCAGCCTCCGGCGGACCAGCGCCAGACCGGCAACAACAGCCAGAACAGCAATCTTGCGGATGAATACGCGGCAGCCATTCAGAATGCGGTCACACCCAACTGGTTAAGGCCGGATAACATAGCGGCACTTCCGTGTCAGGTTCATATCGTGCAATCGCCTGGTGGCGACGTGATGAGCGCGACCGTTGACTCCAGTTGTCCGTACGACGACGCAGGCCGACGGTCGGTAGAAAACGCGGTGTTGCGTACCAAGACCTTGCCGTACAAGGGTTTTGAAAGCGTGTTCCAGCGCAACCTCACTTTCACATTCAGGCCGCAATGA
- the tolR gene encoding protein TolR: MRKSGRQKRYKLKSEINVVPYIDVMLVLLIIFMVTTPMMKSNVDVNLPQADAKSLQQKKDPVIVSVKQDGQLFLTLPGAEKELLDAAALQAKVGTFVRTNPDVNVLVAGDDQGHYGGVVEVLAELQQAGVSKVGLMAQPVQGKSTSNGRK, encoded by the coding sequence ATGCGCAAGTCCGGGCGCCAGAAGCGCTACAAGCTCAAATCCGAAATCAACGTGGTGCCCTACATCGACGTGATGCTGGTGCTGTTGATCATCTTCATGGTCACCACGCCCATGATGAAATCCAACGTGGACGTGAACCTGCCGCAAGCAGACGCCAAGTCGCTGCAGCAGAAGAAGGACCCGGTCATTGTCAGCGTCAAGCAGGATGGTCAGCTGTTCCTGACCCTGCCGGGTGCGGAAAAGGAACTGCTCGACGCGGCCGCGCTGCAAGCCAAGGTTGGCACGTTCGTGCGCACCAATCCGGACGTCAATGTGCTGGTGGCTGGCGACGATCAGGGTCATTACGGTGGCGTGGTCGAAGTGCTGGCTGAGCTGCAGCAGGCGGGTGTGTCCAAGGTCGGCCTGATGGCCCAGCCGGTGCAGGGCAAGAGCACGTCCAATGGACGAAAGTAA
- the tolQ gene encoding protein TolQ has translation MNGGLNIFSLIADSSLPVKLVLLVLLAFSFMSWVIIVRKYAQTKAAVENAEEFEERFWSGGDLAQLFREVSNRQGGTGGIENIFESGFREFARQRQRKTHDTRSVIEGSERAMQVAGTREIGSLERNLEFLANVGSISPYVGLFGTVWGIMGAFQGLGEMKDVTIAVVAPHISEALIATAMGLFAAIPAQWAYNRYATKVERIASRYDVFQEEFSSVLQRQIQSDDVA, from the coding sequence ATGAACGGTGGACTGAACATTTTCTCGCTGATCGCGGATTCGAGCCTGCCGGTGAAGCTGGTGCTGCTGGTATTGCTGGCGTTCTCCTTCATGTCGTGGGTCATCATCGTGCGCAAATATGCGCAGACGAAGGCCGCGGTGGAGAATGCCGAGGAGTTCGAGGAGCGCTTCTGGTCAGGCGGTGATCTGGCCCAGTTGTTTCGCGAGGTCAGCAACCGTCAGGGCGGCACCGGCGGTATCGAGAACATCTTCGAGTCGGGCTTTCGCGAATTCGCCCGCCAGCGCCAGCGCAAGACCCACGATACGCGCAGCGTGATCGAAGGTTCCGAGCGCGCCATGCAGGTCGCCGGCACACGCGAGATCGGCTCGCTCGAACGTAATCTGGAGTTCCTCGCCAACGTCGGTTCGATCAGCCCGTACGTCGGTCTGTTCGGTACCGTGTGGGGAATCATGGGTGCGTTCCAGGGCTTGGGCGAGATGAAGGACGTCACCATCGCCGTGGTTGCACCGCACATTTCCGAAGCACTGATCGCCACCGCGATGGGTCTGTTCGCAGCGATCCCGGCGCAATGGGCTTACAACCGCTACGCCACCAAGGTCGAACGGATCGCCTCGCGCTACGACGTATTCCAGGAAGAATTCTCCTCCGTGCTGCAGCGACAGATCCAGTCCGACGACGTCGCCTGA
- the ybgC gene encoding tol-pal system-associated acyl-CoA thioesterase, with product MSEPAAKLPFSWKVRVYWEDTDAGGVVYHAGYLRFMERARSEWMRALGVDQMAYKQATGLAFMVRDMHIDFLKPALLDDELLVTVDVKERRAASILFAQTITKADGSCLIRASVRVACVDLQRMRPAPIPPDLIPSDLIL from the coding sequence ATGTCTGAGCCGGCCGCGAAGCTGCCCTTCAGCTGGAAGGTCCGGGTCTACTGGGAAGACACCGATGCCGGCGGCGTGGTCTATCACGCCGGCTACCTGCGCTTCATGGAGCGCGCCCGCAGTGAGTGGATGCGCGCGCTTGGCGTGGACCAGATGGCGTACAAACAGGCGACGGGTCTGGCCTTCATGGTGCGCGACATGCACATCGACTTTCTCAAGCCAGCCCTGCTGGATGATGAACTGCTGGTAACGGTCGACGTCAAAGAACGCCGCGCTGCCAGTATCCTGTTTGCCCAGACGATCACGAAAGCGGACGGCAGTTGCCTGATCCGAGCGAGTGTGCGGGTGGCTTGCGTCGACCTTCAACGCATGCGACCGGCACCGATTCCGCCTGATCTGATTCCGTCCGACCTAATTTTGTAA